The Gehongia tenuis sequence CAGCCTATTTTTTTGTAGCCATCTCCTTCTGCGGCTATTGCATCAAGCTGATTGGCTACTTCGGTCTGCTTGTTCGGGTAGAGGTGGCTGTAGGTGTCCATGGTGGTCTGCACCTTTTCGTGACCCAAGCGTTCTGCCACCAGAAGCGGTGTACATCCCATATCGATCAGCAGACTGGCGTGGGTATGACGAACATCGTGCACTCTGATTTTCTGCGTTCCGGACTTGTCACAGCCGTATTTCATCTGTCTGCCGACCCAGCCCTTGTCATAAGGGAAGATGCGGTCTGTAGGCTGTAAATCATAAATTGTAGCCAGATGGTCACGGATACAGCTTTCCAGCACCTTTGGCATGACAACCTCTCGATACCCAGCCTCTGTTTTGGGCGGATAGATATAATCCTTTCCGTTCAGGCGCTGATAGTTCTTGTTGACCGAGATAATGTGTCTGTCGAAATCAATATCTTCCGGTGTCAGAGCCAGCAGCTCGCCGACACGAAGTCCTGTGTAATACATAATCATAAAGATTGTGTAGCCAACGGGTCTGTCCTTCATAGCTTCAATGAACACCCCGAATTCTTCCTTCGTCCAGAACAGCATTTCTTCGGCATTCTTTTTGCCCATAGTTCCTGCCTTGTGGCAAGGATTTTCTCTCAGACCGTAGAACTTTACCGCAAAATTGAATGCTGCGGTGAGCTGGTTGTTCATGCTTCGCAGATAGGTTGGTGCATAACCTCGTCCGTTGGGCTGACGATAGTTAATCATCTCATTTTGCCAGTTGCGAATATCGGTAGGCTTGATTTCGCTGACGGGCATTTCTCCGAAATACGGGAGGACTTTTTTGTTAAACAGATAGCGTTTATTGGCATAAGTAGTTTCTCTGGTGCGAGGAACCGCATCGTTCATATAGATTTCAACGAAATCCTTGAATTTCATGCCAAGGCTACCCTCTGCCTGACTGATAAAGTCACGTTCCCATTGTAAGGCTTCTTTCTTAGTAGAGAAGCCTCTTTTCTTTTTGTGGATCTCCTTTCCTGTCCAATCCTTTACACGGATTTGAGACATCCATTTTCCTGTGTTTTTGTCTTTCGTTACTGACATTGCGTTCTCCTTTACTAAATCAATGTCAGACCTTAATTATTCTACAGAGCCAAACTCCTTTTCAAGATAAGCTCTGCGACGAGCTAAGCGCTCATCCTCGTCAAGTTCTTCCGGTTCCACACATTCCACGGAAGCCCCCGCATAGTACGCAAGGGTCTGCTCTTGCCAGCTATGTAATGCCGCAGGAGAACAGTTGTAGCTGCGCACATCTTCTCGCATATCTTCCCATTGTTCTAAGAACAGACACATATCCGCATTGTGGTCAGCATCCATTTCCTTTCCGTTAAAACGGATGGAGCAAGTCCACTCATTGCTACGGGGCGGCTTCTTCACATCTACATCAAATTTAATGGAAGATACCTTGTTCAGTTCAAACAGGAAGCTCATTATGTCGGCAAGACTTCTGATCGGCGCCGTATTGGTTTCATAACCAAGAATAAATGTCGGCGTTGTATCAAGATGTTTTGCCAGTTCATTCACGACATCAATGGAAACCTCGATTTCTCCGGTTTCATACTTCTGCACGGTACGCAGAGATTTACCGATGAGGTTTGCCAGTTGAGTCTGGTTTAGGCCTTTGCGTTTTCGCAGTGTTTTTATCCGCTGGCCGATTGCGGAATAATCGAAATTATCCATAAATAATTCACCTCGTACATATCATATCACAAACAAATGCGAATTGCAAGTGCATATTTCTATTCTACAAGACTTGACAAAAGTATTTTCCGTGCGTATAATAAATGTGTACTAAAAGTGCGTATTTGAATTTTGAGCAAGAATCGAACGAATGAAAAGTACGCAAATCTACATTTTAGACGCAGGAGGTACTAATGAGAGCACAGTTTATCACAGCAG is a genomic window containing:
- a CDS encoding site-specific integrase, producing MSVTKDKNTGKWMSQIRVKDWTGKEIHKKKRGFSTKKEALQWERDFISQAEGSLGMKFKDFVEIYMNDAVPRTRETTYANKRYLFNKKVLPYFGEMPVSEIKPTDIRNWQNEMINYRQPNGRGYAPTYLRSMNNQLTAAFNFAVKFYGLRENPCHKAGTMGKKNAEEMLFWTKEEFGVFIEAMKDRPVGYTIFMIMYYTGLRVGELLALTPEDIDFDRHIISVNKNYQRLNGKDYIYPPKTEAGYREVVMPKVLESCIRDHLATIYDLQPTDRIFPYDKGWVGRQMKYGCDKSGTQKIRVHDVRHTHASLLIDMGCTPLLVAERLGHEKVQTTMDTYSHLYPNKQTEVANQLDAIAAEGDGYKKIG
- a CDS encoding helix-turn-helix domain-containing protein → MDNFDYSAIGQRIKTLRKRKGLNQTQLANLIGKSLRTVQKYETGEIEVSIDVVNELAKHLDTTPTFILGYETNTAPIRSLADIMSFLFELNKVSSIKFDVDVKKPPRSNEWTCSIRFNGKEMDADHNADMCLFLEQWEDMREDVRSYNCSPAALHSWQEQTLAYYAGASVECVEPEELDEDERLARRRAYLEKEFGSVE